The Rhipicephalus sanguineus isolate Rsan-2018 chromosome 10, BIME_Rsan_1.4, whole genome shotgun sequence genome segment TTCACCAGGCTGTTTACTCCCGGAGCTGGGTGGCCACCTCAGTACAAGTGGCCGTGGGCTTGAGCTGATAGCCTAGCCCTGTTCACCAGCTGTAAGTGATCCTCGGGATTGGTGCTTGTCAACTGTGCCTCCCACTTGTCCTCTGCTGGTGTCTGACCGTGTGGTAGACCGGTCAGACACCCTGACCGTGTGGTAGAGTGCGTTCGGCGAGTTGCGAAATTTGCCGTCCCTTCCATATGTTCCAGGATACATCGAATGTAGCAGAGTGCCGCGGAGGTACCTGCCCATTCGAAGTCGCCGCAACATGACGGCTTCTTTGTTTAGTTTGCAGTGTGGTGCTGGTATTTCCGCCCGTTCTTCTTGCAATGTTCTAGAATGTCATGGTAGTTTCGTTTCACGATTTTATATGGTGCTGGATAAAAAAATTCAAAAAATGTAACCACGCATCGTTTCCTGGCATCCGcctcctcaccctctcctccTACTTCTGTTTTGTTCCAGCTCGATCAGCCCTCGGGATCGTGAATCGTCTGCAAACCAACCGAAGCCTTCCGCTGAGAGTCTCCGGAGCGATCCTCGGAGTCCCTTTCGTTGCCCCTCTCCTGGACCTCATGGACTCCTCGGACTACCTGTACAGCACCGGACTGATCGACGCTCGAGGACACCAACTGTTCACCGAGCGCTTCCAGCAGATCAAACTCGCCTCCAAGGTGAACCGCACCATAGCCGCCGCGCTGCTGCTCAAGACGGTGTTCAACGCCAATTTCGACAACGAGCCCAGCCTCTACCAGCAACTCACGGGTTACACGGACCACGGAAGCGTGCTGCGAAGCAAACCGGAACCGCAAACGCTCAAGTTTTACGAGTACGTCACGAGCGACGCCTTCAAGAGGGCCATTCACGTTGCCGGTGCGATGCCGCTGGAAGCCCAGAAGCTGGCGTTGGGACTCAACTTGGCGCAGAGTGACTACTTCACCGACATCAACGACACGTTAGCTAGGGTTCTAGACTCTGACAGAGTACTCCTGTACACGGGACAGATGGACACGGTGTTCCCGGCGGTGAACACCGACCGGTACCTGCGTCGGCTCAAGTGGAGCGGTCAGCGCGACCTGGCGGAGGCCCAACGCGAGACCTGGTACTCGTTCGCAGACGCCAGCAGGCCCGCGGGGTACGTGACTCGAGCCCGGAACCTGACCTACGCGCTGGTCTCACGCGCCGGCCATCACGCCACCTTCGACGAGCCCCAAGCGCTGTTCGACCTCATGTACAGTTTCATACACGGCAGAAAATACAGATCGTCATGAACACGTGTGGCTGTATCTGATCGTTCTATAGTATCCTCTGCAGTGTAATGGCCTTTCATTCTATTGCAAAAAAATGTgacaattgacaaccacccgttggtAGCATAGCGCCACAAGGACATTcatacggatttcccagaaaggaaagcttcttagttgaagaaaaattcgtcctgtgCCGGGGATCGAATCCGGGATCAACGCCTTTCAGGGGTGctcgctctaccaattgacctAACCAGGATGCTCCCAGCGCAAGGTTGAACTAGTAAAAAACTCGAATCACATGGACACTGAATATTCCTTGTGACTTAGTGTTGTAAACGGGCGGTTGTCATTTATCACTTTCATAATTCTTTGGCCACCTTCCGGGATTtagcagaactcatttgcaatgttCTATGtcaaagattaaaaaaaattgccTCTGACACCAACGGCTGCCATTTTACACTTTTCAGAGTCCTAAATAAGGAAGATTTCTTTCAGAATAATCAAATTCTGGGGATCTACGTTCCGAAAAGACATCATTACGAGGTGCGTTGTAGTGGGGGACTAAGGCTTAGTCGCCTTGTCTGCAACTAATGGtgcattcgactggtcgttttcgagtgctccgcaggcgctgaaaaaagtatgtaaaatagcaattaaccattgctactaacattattgggtcaaaacatgatcaggaaggagaaacatgacttgcatacctgcttgttctcgttgaagaGTTTTAAAGCTGTcaaattcaacagtttcaaacacagacAGAGCGCTctgaaacgaccagtcgaatgtaccgtAAGGCAGCGCTGAACATTAAATGACGATGATTGTTGGGTATTATTGATGAAAGGGCCGTATGTGCCCAAAGGGCCCGAACGGCAATGTTAGTAAAACAAAAAATGAGGTAATTAATGACGGTGCATAGATGGCGTGGTTGTAAAAGGATCCTAAAAAGTCACTGCACAAGTGCGTAAAAGATTACTAAAATTATGAAAATGGACAGGGAGGAGATCTACGAGCACAGAAAACGTGACAGAGCAGCGTGTTCAACATAAAATgttttgaatgaaggcgcgtcgctgATGCGTACGGCTGATGCACCGGAATTTCGAGTTTAAAGGGGCGATGGTCGAGTCGCGTTTGAATATAAATGGCCCGAGCCGAAAGCGGTCTCTCGGCATAAAATACCACAATCACGACGATGACTGACTCAGAGAGGCCGTTCTGTGGGACACGGTTCATAAGTACGTAACTCTCTAATTACTGTCCTCCCCTTTATGCCTCTCTCTCAATTCCAGTCCTTATTTCAAGAAAGTAGAGCAAGCTATTTTTGCCCCTGTACCTTTAcacgtacagtcggcgtcaaagtTTTGGAGACCTCTAGGTatgagaaaactttgaatttctcAACAATCAGTGACCATATTTGGTCGAAATGCACGGTACATGTTgctagcgcgttttagaacaggccgcaAATCTAAATttaaggctgcctgccgaagcagcgggaatattgaGCTTTTCTTGTGTCTCGTAGTCTCTTAGCTTGGGAAGCTGCCCTCACCTTGATGCGTTCAGCGTAAACGTTGGGGACTTCACCTTTTCCGTAAACGTACCGCCCTCagataaaagcgcagccaacactggaaccacagacgttaatctgatatgacgcatgtatcgtaggagtacatacgtagcgtttattgctttcctgtaaaattatatagccagcaccacaaccacaattgacgttgcacctatattacgcctgcataggctgtttttccaaaccagtttatagatctggcgtggctctgtggtagagtatctgattgccacgcaggatgcttgggtttgattcctgctgggatcctgatttttattccttccattcgtcggatcaactctgccgatgtcggtttttctcaaTGCTGTCGCACTTAAATTACCGacgtgtgttctcgccgttcctgggtagatatcaactgtcaatcacatgtggcacgtacccgtacaccggggcccgtggtcaacgggcatgcgccacaggtgtttggaggaaagggtttgacgacgtacgcgacagtattttcacgctattcatgtcatgtcccgacagtcatattcgtcaaaccatcCTACCAtcacatgccaattttggtctacaccaagttaaggaggcgatcactagagcacccagacgtaggtggctagatagatagatagatagatagatagatagaaacgctcaaagtaccaaaggttcgctaagaaatgcttcgcattaaaatttttttttcgggaaaggAAGCACAATAAAACAtttttatgttcgtgcatgtgtttgtatgtgttaatgtatatatacacatggaaaattTAAAGAGAATGGGAGGTGGGTGGGTGAGTTGAAACCTCCCTTTTTATTGTCTGCAATACTATAAAGCGAGTGGAGGATTGTTTCATTATTCATCGTAGAGCAAAAAGCTTGATGATCCACAAGGGCAAATTGAAACATTCAACACATAGCCTTTAAAATAATGATTAAATAATCGAATGTGAAGAGGCATCTTAGCTGGGCAGAGGTTGCTTCCTGAGGTGTGCTATGCTCGAGACCTACTGTGCACAGACAAGCCCAGGAGATGGGAACAGATGGAAACTTAAGTAGTTGTTATTTCTACGCTTTGGGCATTTTGCAATCGAATACGCCGGTGTTTGAAAGCAAGTTCATGTTGTGCGATGCTTCTAGGCAGCTTGTTTTCTACCTTAATCAAACCAGCACTCATTCCTAATCGAAACTGCCTTTCCCACTTTCATACGAGAGCGTTGGCGCGAAGACGCACTTTGAGGAAGCAAACTGTCGCATTGTCATTGTTCCGCGTGAGTGAGAGGCCACGTGTTACCATGTCCATCCAGATTTCACCAACAGACGACGAGCTGCGTCACTCCATGGCGTGTGTTcgagccatcatcatcatcatcgaatgCGAAACAGCCGCGTGGGAGACGTCACAGGAAGAAGATTCTCAAAAGCCCGCTTTGCAGAAAGAAACCAAATTTTCATTGAAAACAGGATTGTCCTAATGCGTCCAATATAAATTGGCATCTTAAAGGCAAATATTCTGTTACACACTTCTTAAAATGCAGCCAGTTACTTATGCACTTCAtgcgtatagactattttacggacgggtttcggtgccgccatgctgggctgttaaccttgccgtgttttatcttgaacaactaagcgaacagtgttacggtgggcgtatacacatgacaACTGTTGGGCTGATGcattcctgactttatcagttcgcgtcggacatacaaaaataagaaaacattcgtttaacagcccatgatggcggcgcccatatgccatACGTAACTATATTCTTCAATATCCTGCGCATTGTGTCCACCAAGAAATTTGAGGCATACTTATTTGTGCGAGCCGTGTTTGCATATGCGCTAGCATAGCCAGAAAAGTGTGTTGAGCAAGATGGGTAAGCCTTTAAGTTTAAAGACAAGTTATAGTTACCGCTTTTTCCTGATTATATCTTGGAGCTGGTGCTTGGGCTGTGCAGGTTCTGGGAGCCACGCCCATCGCCACGCGGCTATGATAGCGACACGTGCCGCGCACTGACGATGCGCGTGTTCCACGCTGCCCGGACAGCCGGCGGCGGACTGCCAAGAGTAGTGTGAAGCGACAGAGACGTTCATGCGTGCGCGGGTGGTGAGTGCCCGGCGTGGCGATGGTTGAGGGGCACGTGCGGGCGCCTCAGAGTTACGTGTAGTTTTTCTAGTTCAGTTCGTATTAATAAACGTTCCTTTTTTTGAGTTAAACCAGAAACGGCCTCGGTTCTTGGGGAAGACGGAAACGAACCCCCTTCAAGGTACAATTGGGcttcaaataaaatattgttgaaaAAGGGCCGGACACCAAATGTATAGAGCACAGGGAAGAACACTGACTGAAAATATGTTTTTGAGTTTATATGTCACAGTACACAGAAAGTAGGGGCAACTTACGTCAATCAGTGAAAGCCTAGGTCCTTAATTAGGCTGTATGTAAATGCCAATTTTAATTCCAAAACCCGTCAAAACACTCTTGTAGCAAtaagcaaagtttgagattgggctagttggtaatccatcttcaacaaccagcgcagaacggacaagggacaagcaACGGCGCaacctttcttgtcccttgtccgttctgcgctggttgttgaaggtAGCACTAAGAGCAAGATAGCTCAAACAAGTTAGATTCGACGAACGGCTCGTCATTGTCTTCATCAAGATCAGACTACTTCATCATCTTAACAGCTTTCTAACTTGCAAATGACATGCTTCCAGTGTGTGCGGGAATTATAGGATACGCAAAATGACAATGATTACGAGATTGATTtaaacttctgaatgtaaatgTCATTTaggagaggaaaaaaaatcacgccgtatccacgaagtgaatgatgatgagtgggcgaagctgcggatgtaatctggtaaaccgtcaatccccgtaaattttgcccactcgatcacacaaagacctgacacacaaacgcgggggtcctcatatatgacgttaagctcaggggaacgtttgttgtcggcgttgccgttttgcctttcgagggcgagagcgcgttcacgatcgttttcatccatggcagaaagagaatgtgtggtctggaacgcgcttatacttcatggtaatcagcgtcatcgtcatcgttatcacgtgtagtgggtacattgcactatactggaacgcgcttattcttcatggtcatcagtcgtcatcgtcatggaacgcgcttatacttcatggtcatcagcgtcatcgtcatcgttatcacgtgtagtgggtacattccactatactggaacgcgcttatccttcatggtcatcagtcgtcatcgtcatctttatcacatggagtggatacatcccactatgcgtggctactacatactacaaaggaggaacaggcccacaccctgaggagcttcgcccctaaaatttgaaGCGGGGTCTGGCCTTGATCAAGCAACGCGCGTTTGTTGCTGGATTCTTATGTAATCGGGTTTCACGCACAAAAACTGTTAGCGACGCTCGGCACAGACCGCGCCACaatgttcgggaagcttcgcgattgtttgagatcgttctgttaagattacgcgccggacgcgaagaGTCAAGtctattcgagagcttacgcgagtgCCAGCGATGACGctagaaggttcgatgactgacgtATAAAGGAGGACGCGTTCCGGCGATCAGATTATATGCCGACCGACGATTGTGCGCGAAACTATCATTGCACTGAGCgagtcgcttcttttcctttatGGGCACAACTTCACCCGAATAAAGTGTTTCCTCttgaacacaccgactgctgccttctccaacgtcacgaccacgcgacaatatTTAAGGATAACGTACAGTCCACCCCCACCGACATTGCACAGCCCGCGATATTCTAACCTTTAAAATTTATGAACATGAATTTTTGGGCTAGTTAGTCAAATGCATCAAAAGGTGTCATAGCGCTAGCAAACATGGACGAGGAAGGCacaacaggacgagcgcgatTCATTTGAAGTTCATATAGCGAAGTGATGTGGTACTTGTGAATTAAGAAGTAGTAACTCTAAGCAAAACTTTTTAACCTTTCTTTTTCAGCCAGGTACTCTGTCGCCATCGCCAACGCGCTTCTGACAAATGAAAGGAATATACTGCTTAAGTTCAAAGGAACAATAGGCGGAAATGGATTCCTTGGTCCAATACTCGACACTGCCGACTCCAGCGACTTCCTCTATTGGAATTCCATGCTCGACGAGAGTGGATATtgatgtaatcagggttctgcccagaggaccggagccagccagagtcccggggagatgtcgaggagaggagcccggagctgttaacagtaacgtttatttacaggtagcgcgttgctacatgatggggttagcatcatggaagctctcgagcttctgggagcttctcggagcttgtgagagcttgagagaacttgtgagagcttgtcgggagcgcatcggcgctcgcattttatgtcctggccttcccagggttccctgtaggaaaaaacaatggaggccaggacagtccagtgaaaatttccatcttcacctccgcccccaaaagggaaaggtgaaacgccgtctccttcccaacccacgaaaggagaaagaggaacgcccagttcgtcccatggcgagggaaaacactgcccaccgcgcactacacggcacagcacgaagacgttgagtcttacgtgggagtcaatttcgtagtctgttgcagtgatgggtatgcggcgccaggcagaccacgaattgtggaaacagcggcaccaaggcgccacggagaacgtgggaaatgcatccgcagacggttcccagacgctgggcccttttgcccgggcaccttgacgacaaagcaagccgcctcgacggccaacaactcttcctaatctgtcagtcggtcaggcgtgccctaagggttttacgaggggcgcagacaacctgagataattagacgaacgactttcgtgttgtcgccgctcttggtgcatctctggaaccgctgacccggaagaaatcagggtagtctcagccgcaacgtctcatgcgtcaaagcggcgccaagccaggcaggccgatcataacaataTCGACAGTTTTCCGGGGCGTTCCAACGCATGAGGAATCTAACTCAAACAGGAAATTATACCCCGGTTCCGTATTTGCTATTGGAAACAATATTTCCATATCCTGCAGGAATGAAACCAACTTTGTTTGAAAACCTCGCTTCCTATAATGATCACGCAAGTCCTCTGTACACTGAAAGACCATTTAACACGAaagcttgtttttatttttaaggAATTTCTTTGTTAATCAGACATGTATTCCATGTAGGCCTGAACAGAACATTCGAATATTCCAACATGACTCTTCTGATGATCCTCGCTTTCGACTGTTTGAGAGACATCGCAAATTTAACGCAACGAGTGCTGAACGAGTCTGATGTGCTATTACTCATCGGTCAACTGGACGCCTTGTTCCCATCGGTCAACCAGCGGAGATATTATGAGACGTTGAATTGGACGCACTCCACAGAATACcgggaggcgcaacgctctctgTGGCGTCCACCCATGTGGAATCCGCATATGGGCTACGCCGGTTTCGTAAAGCGAGTACCTCGATGCACCGAAACTACGTTACTGGGAATGAGTCATTACGGTGCTGCAGAAAAGCCAGACGAAGTATATTACCTCATGATGGACTTCATGTATAACTGGACTAGGAATGACTCATTGCTTTCTGGCAACAATAAGATAAAGGAAGATAAGTAAAAGTTGAATGAAACGTATTTAGACTGTATTGTTCCTCGCTTTCTTTGGCACCTTTACTGAATGCTTTGTGTTTATTATAGTGTTAATAACACTTTGAAAGTGTTTAGGAATAAGCAAAACACATTGTCAGCATGGACTTGCTGAAATACCCCTTGTTAAGATGGGATATGAAAGTTTATATGTAACTGTTTCACGCGGACAAATTCGTTTAATAGCATTTCGTACGCAAGAAAAACACTTCTACGAAACCACGAGAAACGGAGATAAAATGTGTGTATGagcccaaaaccgcaatatgattatgaggcacgctgtaatgGGGGAACTCCGCATTGCtattgaccacccggggttctatGACgttcacctaaacctaagcaGATGGGTGTTTTCTGCATATCGCTTCCATCGAAATCGGCAGCTGTGggagggaatcgaacctgcgccctgGATAACTGGATAAAAAACATagttggtccctccgtcataggaatcggtataacacggaagtaAAACGTGTCgcaacaataccttggtttgggcgagttggtccatcattagagaaaacttgaaagcgcgaacgacgaagacgaaacacaaacaggacttgcgcttagtaagcgcaagtcctgttgtttgtgtttcgtcttcgtcgttcgcgctttcaagttttctCTAAAACGTGtacttacagaagtagttgaatgccTACTGTACACtggtataagagagcttgcacaacgtctattggtgtttggaagctatagaaccgtttaacgtgaatgcatccacgttgacacttggtggtacacctccatcctgtcgactaacgtccatgatcaatgattaaacaaacctttgtggtagctgtagtagttattagtgagagcgtaatcagagaaagcggtttGACAGACACAAGAGCGCCGCTGATTCGACGCAGAATTTTGgttaaggtcgccatcccgcggcgtgttAGAGTTActgaacaccacgaccggactagagggaaacgcaacgcgcgtcgtgtctcccctgtagcccggccgcgatttttctcggggccagcgtaagcgtggaacgcggtgcagccaggcgaggcaggcgcgcggcgcagagctatttttggtatggatggatgctatgaaagAGGCCGTCGCTTGGGCTAAGCTCGCCACTTTGCGGTGTGATAAGGCGTTGACAAATTTGCatttctcctattggaaacgcgccgaatcggacggacgcgtagcaacgacgcgttgcaggagctaatcgcggtggccacggtcatgatgcttCACTTCACTTTACCACTTCCAGAGGGCGAcatcaccccgccgaccaagaggaGTGCGAGAGGAACGCTTGAGATAtagaaggcgcgtttgtaaagactccagagtgtgtgaccatggcgcagtgtctttttcgtcttctttattttttgtccGTTATCTTGACTTTGTTATAGTATTGCGTATTACTGTAAATGGTGTCTATTGACGTACATGCGACGTTAATAAACCggtaataaaaacaacaacaccgaagcgcagtggatagcgtgcccggtatctgttatcgtggaccgagaggtcgtgggttcgactaccgttgacagaactttttctctttgccacctgatcgtgcgcatttttttcaaagtcatttccgtgacggaaatacgtcactgaattcttggtggaccccggcataaaacactttcgtgttaaaaatggcaGGGGTGTCGCGAGAAATTCTTtttaaaaaatggggggggggttagggagggttcaaccatactttacgttcgtgcgtgcatgcgtttgtCTGTGGgcatgcatatatacac includes the following:
- the LOC119371947 gene encoding venom serine carboxypeptidase encodes the protein MTQRDTLQSMKSADDAPLFLTPYIVNGSVGEARTRSEVELFKSHVGAKAHSGFVTVNASTGSNLFFLYVKAEKNGSSDTPLVLWLEGGPGKTALFGQFLESGPLGIGADGQLYRRRPTLQEEADVIYLDQPVGGGYSFTRDRRGFARTLDDIAGSIEEFLRQFLVLFPENRNRRFYAAGESYGARSALGIVNRLQTNRSLPLRVSGAILGVPFVAPLLDLMDSSDYLYSTGLIDARGHQLFTERFQQIKLASKVNRTIAAALLLKTVFNANFDNEPSLYQQLTGYTDHGSVLRSKPEPQTLKFYEYVTSDAFKRAIHVAGAMPLEAQKLALGLNLAQSDYFTDINDTLARVLDSDRVLLYTGQMDTVFPAVNTDRYLRRLKWSGQRDLAEAQRETWYSFADASRPAGYVTRARNLTYALVSRAGHHATFDEPQALFDLMYSFIHGRKYRSS